In the Corynebacterium anserum genome, CTCCCTTCGGCAGCTCCAAAAGGGTCCTGTTACCCCTGCTCACCAGGACCTCTCGCGCATCCGCACGCGGTGGAACGATAGTTGTGAAGCGGTTGTCCGGTGCGGTGGGTAGATCTTTGAAGGAGTGCACGGCAATATCGCATTCCTTCTGGGCCAGGGCTGTGCGCAGAGTTTCGGTGAACACTCCCACGCCAATCTGGGTCACCGGGGTTTGCGCTGCCTGCGATGCATCGCCGGGGGTATGCACGATGTGAAGCTCGCAGGAGAAACCTTGCTTCAGCACGCCGTCGCGGACGTGGCCGGACTGCGTGGTAGCGAGCAAGGAGCCGCGGGTGCCCAGTAGGAATGTGCGTGCGGTCGTCATTACTTGTTACCTCGAGTGCTGTCGGAAATGCTGTGAACAGTAGTGGTGTTTGGTATGCGCAGTGCGGCGCTGTGATTGCCTGCGCGCTGTGCGGGCACACGTTTCACTCTGGCCTCGGTGACAGATTCAATCACGCCCGTCGGCAACTGGAATAGTGCAGCCAATGCATCTGGATAACTCACTGCTTGCCCTGAGGCCGAAAGCTTCTTGGCCTGCACCGTAGGTGTATGGAGCAGTTTATCCACGAGCTTGCGCATGGAACGCTCTACCTGCTCGCGGTCATGCTCACTCATAGTGGGCGTTTGCCGCTCTAAGGCCAGTAGCTCGTCAGCTAACAGGTCCACGGCTTTTTGGCGCAAGGCCTTCACTGTTGGAACGACGGCCTGAGCTCGTTGTTGCTCTATGAATTCGTCTAACTCCTCAGCCACGATACGACGAGCGGGATCTTCATCCTCCACCCCCTCGCCGGCCATGGTGGTCAGTTGTTCGATGTTGAGCAGATGAACGTTGGGCAGTTCCGCTGTGGCTTGATCGATGTCACGAGGCATGGATAGGTCCACGAGCACCAACGGGCGGCGGTTGCGCCTGCCGTGTGCACATCGAACATGCTCCTCAAGCACAACGCACCCAACGGCTCCCGTGGCGGATACGACGATGTCCACATCCGCCATGGCTTCCGGCATTCTCTCGAGCGGCACAGCAGTGGCCTGCACCCCTGCTTCTTGAGCATGAGCGACCAGATTCTCCGCCCGGGATAGGGTGCGGTTAGCCACAATAACCTGGTCAATACCGAGTTTTCCCAGATGTGTAGAGCTGAGGGAGGCCATCGCACCCGCGCCGATAATCAACGCGCGGCGGCCTGCGAGAGGTGTGTCGGCGGTAGCGTCGATATCGAGGTGATCAAGTGCCTTGTCGATGGAAAAGGAGACCATGGATGCACCAGCAGTATCAATGTTGGTCTCGGTATGTACGCGTTTGCCGGTGCGTAGAGCACGTTGGGAGAGGTCATGAAGGGTGCGTCCCACCGTGCCGATCTGGCTCGCCTGCTGGTATGCGGTGCGCAGTTGCCCGATGATCTGTTGCTCACCCACGACCATCGAGTCCAAGCCCGACGCCACATTCAGCATGTGCTCGGCGGCGGCATCTGAATAGTGCACGTAGAGATGAGGCTCTAGGTCTTCTACAGGTAAACCGGAGAAATCGGCGATGGTCTCTACAACGTGATCGAGCCCCGAGTGGAAAGCGTTAGCCACCGTGTAAAACTCCATGCGGTTACAGGTGGATAGCACGAGCGCTTCGGAAATCACATCGTTATCCAGCAGAGACAGTTGGAGTTTGGGCAGGTCCGTGTCCGCCACGGATACTTTTTCCAGGATAGGGACGGGAGCGGAGCGGAAGGACAGCCCCACCAGCAGCACTGCTGCGGTGCCTGTCGCTGCGCTAGCGTCCATACCTAATTCATGCCTCCTGCAAGCCTGTACCCGGTTGAACTCATGAGAAGACACGTCCCCCGGGGGAAGTTACGGCTACCTACGGTATCCCTTAACCCACCCCAATGACAAAACGTTCAGGGGGTTTGTTATATGGGGGCAGCTGAGTCAGCCGCAGCACTGGCGGGCCACCTGTCCTTTTCTAGCGGCTCAACTGCTCTGCTAATTCGTCGTTGTCCACTTCCCAGCAGGCAAATTCTTCTTCGTCGACTAAGATGACGGGCACTCTGTCGCCAAATTCCATTTCTAACTGCGGATCGGCATCTGGAGCGTCCACTTGTATCACGTCAAGTTGCGCGTTGGCGTCGATGATAACGGGCAGGATTTGCCGTTCCACCCGCTGGCAGGATCCACACGTGGAACGGGTGAGGAGCGTGACATGATGTGGAATGGGGGATGAGCTTTTCATCTCGCCAATGCTAATACTCCGTTAATGGTCATGGAGTATCCTCACTTTCTCCGCCGACCGAGTAGCTTGGTAAGCGTGAGAAAGCAGCCCGAGGATTCCCGCCAGAATGACCCTCGCATTCCCGACGTCCCCCCTATGGTCGATGCCGTTGATAGCTCGTTGTCCGGTGCATTATTAACGGCCCGTAGCGCCGCTCGTAATTTTCTTTCTCGTTTTGTGTTCCCTACCCGTGGCGAGACTGCTCAGAGAGAGGCCGGTGAGGCGTCGGTTAAGGAGGCTCTGGGTAGCCTTTCCTCCCCTTCTCCTCAGTCCGGCACCACGTCCTCTCTTTCCTCCGACGCCACGTCCGCTCCTTCCCCCGGCACCACGTCCTCTCTTTCCTCCGACGCCACGTCCGCCCCAGCGGTCATCTCTCCTGCGGTTGAAGACTCTCCTTGGGAGACGTTAGACCCGGATGCACCTCATGATTCGGAAGCCATTGATGAGTTGGCTGCATCTCTCAACGTCGATGATGAGCATTTGCGTGAAGGTTTGCGAAACATCCGTGGTGCTGCGGCTGCTGCCGGCGGAGCGAACAAACTCAATCCCCCGGATCCAGCCATCCCACAGGAAGTGGGGGCTGCTGCATTCTTTGACGTGGACAACACCCTGATCAAGGGGGCCTCCATTTTGTTGCTGGCGCGCGGTCTGGTGAGGCGTAGATTTTTCACTCTCAGGGAGATCACTGATTTTGCCTGGAAACAACTGAAGTTCCGGCTGGGCGGGGAAAACCAGGGTGATATCGATGAGGGGCGCGATCAAGCCCTGGCGTTGGTGAAGGGACACCGAGCCTCTGAACTGACCGAATTGGCTGAGGATATTTGGGCGAGAAGCATCTCTGATCGTATTTTCCCCGGGACGAAGGAACTGGCGGATAGGCATCTGAAGTCCGGGCATCAGGTGTGGCTGGTGACGGCCGCTCCGGTGCAGTTGGCGCAGATCATTGCTCGTGAATTGGGTTTCACGGGTGCCTTGGGAACGGTTGCGGAGGTAAAGAACGATGTGTTCACAGGCCGAATGGTGGGCGATATGCTCCACGGGCCGGGTAAGAAACATGCGGTGGTGGCGCTAAGCTCCTATGAAAATCTGGATTTGAGACGCTGCACTGCCTATTCCGATTCGATCAACGATGTGCCAATGCTGTCCATGGTGGGCACTGCTGTTGCGGTCAATCCGGAT is a window encoding:
- a CDS encoding glutamyl-tRNA reductase; this translates as MDASAATGTAAVLLVGLSFRSAPVPILEKVSVADTDLPKLQLSLLDNDVISEALVLSTCNRMEFYTVANAFHSGLDHVVETIADFSGLPVEDLEPHLYVHYSDAAAEHMLNVASGLDSMVVGEQQIIGQLRTAYQQASQIGTVGRTLHDLSQRALRTGKRVHTETNIDTAGASMVSFSIDKALDHLDIDATADTPLAGRRALIIGAGAMASLSSTHLGKLGIDQVIVANRTLSRAENLVAHAQEAGVQATAVPLERMPEAMADVDIVVSATGAVGCVVLEEHVRCAHGRRNRRPLVLVDLSMPRDIDQATAELPNVHLLNIEQLTTMAGEGVEDEDPARRIVAEELDEFIEQQRAQAVVPTVKALRQKAVDLLADELLALERQTPTMSEHDREQVERSMRKLVDKLLHTPTVQAKKLSASGQAVSYPDALAALFQLPTGVIESVTEARVKRVPAQRAGNHSAALRIPNTTTVHSISDSTRGNK
- a CDS encoding glutaredoxin family protein → MKSSSPIPHHVTLLTRSTCGSCQRVERQILPVIIDANAQLDVIQVDAPDADPQLEMEFGDRVPVILVDEEEFACWEVDNDELAEQLSR
- a CDS encoding HAD-IB family hydrolase, yielding MRKQPEDSRQNDPRIPDVPPMVDAVDSSLSGALLTARSAARNFLSRFVFPTRGETAQREAGEASVKEALGSLSSPSPQSGTTSSLSSDATSAPSPGTTSSLSSDATSAPAVISPAVEDSPWETLDPDAPHDSEAIDELAASLNVDDEHLREGLRNIRGAAAAAGGANKLNPPDPAIPQEVGAAAFFDVDNTLIKGASILLLARGLVRRRFFTLREITDFAWKQLKFRLGGENQGDIDEGRDQALALVKGHRASELTELAEDIWARSISDRIFPGTKELADRHLKSGHQVWLVTAAPVQLAQIIARELGFTGALGTVAEVKNDVFTGRMVGDMLHGPGKKHAVVALSSYENLDLRRCTAYSDSINDVPMLSMVGTAVAVNPDSRLRKVAKKNGWEIRDYRRTMRVIRGVGRGAAWGVKRPARYAVRVSGRWIKRR